A single region of the Prevotella sp. HUN102 genome encodes:
- a CDS encoding DUF4980 domain-containing protein, whose product MISKKALLATMGLSLSVLLTPAVAQNSFLSDSHVMKRVQTQQKYLLLPVEETVDYSHIRVIKNNKVVKEFNCKLAINRTDYSVPLNLNEFGDDVLLDIQFHGEKRKTSEIKDYACWNEMKTSDTFDTSNREKYRSAYHHTPLWGWMNDPNGMFHKDGVWHLYFQYNPYGSQWENMTWGHSTSTDLINWKFEGEAIQPDAIGTIFSGSSVVDNKNTAGFGKGAIVSYYTSAGAAQTQSMAYSTDNGMTFTKYEANPVITSNLPDFRDPNIFWHEETQKWIMILAAGQQMEIRSSTNLKDWTLESTFGEGYGSHAGVWECPDLINIGGKWVLICNINPGGPFGGSAAQYFVGDFDGHKFTCESAPTTTKWMDYGKDHYATVSFNNAPDGRHVVLPWMSNWQYANQVPTKQFRSANGLPRDLGLFSYKGESYLTTKPSPEVFNAFASKPDNKLTATCYIEANNLKHGATITLSNAKGEKVVMTYDAKKETFAMDRNNSGQTDFSNEFKTVTVAPTYGTLKSVLIFIDHNSIEAFDADGKMAMTNLVFPNEPYNKLTATGCKTKIYQLK is encoded by the coding sequence ATGATAAGCAAGAAAGCCTTATTGGCGACAATGGGACTGTCGCTCTCCGTACTGCTCACTCCGGCAGTGGCACAAAACTCATTTTTAAGTGATTCACACGTAATGAAAAGAGTGCAGACACAGCAAAAATATCTTCTGCTGCCAGTTGAAGAAACAGTTGATTACAGCCACATTCGTGTAATCAAGAACAACAAAGTTGTAAAAGAATTCAACTGCAAACTGGCCATCAACAGAACCGATTACAGCGTTCCTCTGAACCTGAACGAGTTTGGAGACGACGTTCTGCTCGATATCCAATTCCACGGAGAGAAGAGAAAGACGAGCGAAATAAAGGATTATGCCTGTTGGAATGAAATGAAAACGTCTGACACTTTCGACACTTCAAACCGTGAGAAGTATCGCTCAGCCTATCATCATACTCCTCTGTGGGGCTGGATGAACGATCCCAATGGAATGTTCCACAAAGACGGCGTATGGCATCTGTACTTTCAATACAATCCCTACGGCTCACAGTGGGAGAATATGACGTGGGGACACAGCACATCGACTGACCTCATCAACTGGAAATTTGAAGGTGAAGCTATCCAGCCAGATGCCATCGGAACCATTTTCAGCGGCAGCAGCGTCGTGGATAACAAAAACACAGCAGGCTTCGGCAAGGGCGCAATCGTGTCGTATTACACCTCAGCAGGCGCAGCACAAACCCAGAGTATGGCTTACAGCACCGACAACGGAATGACCTTTACCAAGTATGAAGCCAATCCTGTCATTACCTCAAACCTTCCCGACTTCCGCGATCCAAACATATTCTGGCACGAAGAGACTCAAAAGTGGATAATGATTCTTGCAGCCGGACAGCAGATGGAGATTCGCAGTTCGACAAATCTGAAGGACTGGACACTTGAAAGCACCTTCGGAGAAGGCTACGGAAGCCACGCCGGCGTGTGGGAATGTCCCGACCTGATAAACATCGGCGGCAAATGGGTGCTCATCTGCAACATCAATCCCGGCGGACCTTTCGGTGGCAGCGCAGCACAATATTTCGTCGGAGACTTCGACGGACACAAGTTTACCTGTGAAAGCGCACCGACCACAACCAAATGGATGGATTACGGCAAGGACCACTATGCCACCGTATCATTCAACAACGCCCCTGACGGCCGCCACGTGGTGCTTCCTTGGATGAGCAACTGGCAGTATGCCAATCAGGTTCCGACCAAGCAGTTCCGTTCTGCCAATGGCTTGCCACGCGACCTCGGACTGTTCAGCTACAAAGGCGAGAGCTATCTTACCACGAAACCCTCGCCTGAAGTGTTCAATGCCTTCGCCTCAAAGCCCGACAACAAGCTCACAGCTACCTGCTACATCGAAGCCAACAACCTGAAGCACGGCGCAACCATCACACTTTCCAACGCAAAGGGCGAAAAGGTAGTGATGACATACGACGCAAAGAAAGAAACATTCGCAATGGACCGCAACAACAGCGGACAGACCGACTTCAGCAATGAGTTCAAGACAGTAACCGTGGCACCTACCTATGGAACGCTGAAATCTGTATTGATATTCATAGACCACAACAGCATCGAGGCATTCGATGCAGACGGAAAAATGGCAATGACAAACCTCGTGTTCCCCAACGAACCTTACAACAAGCTCACAGCAACAGGCTGCAAGACCAAAATCTATCAGTTGAAGTAA
- a CDS encoding DUF4960 domain-containing protein yields MNTIINEIKNVQFSKGVATALLLMLTMFLSSCQDNDIDRADMILAPVEAENISGQLQGDDYVLTWPALKEGQTMQVAVYRNGTFYAAEIVNGTSYTQKSVPTGVAYEFVFKVSDGTNLSSGVIKSYTRPGAASVTGLSLSQIEKASGYDAKVIWNAPANATSILFTATNGNGRIITETLPVSQTEYTITDVRYNEDWTVTIVAKNAEGASLPTTASLHIGKTAIGFLSIYNSPSELVSNGDDDEASAWLWFHEQYPNGSFVPFSSIASAADIEEYRVLFWLRDLEGVTENDVWNMPASVQAATPFIREWYKAGGSMLLWSHATPFIGDLGRIDKTMLQGNDHTFSFGLGSSNGDTWKMAVSANPGGKFSADFSTHPIYRGLNIENGANGTKLLAVKGPGWTEDHNCLYFNLPATLTGFGNQDENCYNALTQTYGIYPLGTWDSQTAYISQLNVWEAQQGNSDFKGTIICIGNGGCEFSLRNADGTADVSAHPKNNQYQDNIEKMAHNALEYLKTR; encoded by the coding sequence ATGAATACTATCATCAATGAAATCAAGAACGTGCAGTTCTCAAAAGGAGTGGCAACGGCATTGCTTCTTATGCTGACAATGTTTCTCTCCTCTTGTCAGGACAATGATATAGACCGTGCTGATATGATTCTCGCTCCCGTAGAAGCAGAGAATATTTCAGGACAGTTGCAAGGCGACGACTATGTTCTCACATGGCCAGCACTGAAAGAAGGACAAACGATGCAGGTTGCTGTCTACCGCAATGGCACTTTCTACGCTGCTGAAATCGTAAACGGAACAAGCTACACACAGAAATCAGTACCTACGGGCGTGGCTTACGAATTTGTGTTCAAGGTGTCTGATGGAACCAACCTTTCTTCTGGTGTCATCAAGAGCTATACACGTCCGGGTGCAGCCAGCGTTACCGGTCTTTCGCTCTCACAGATTGAGAAAGCTTCAGGATATGATGCAAAAGTAATTTGGAACGCACCTGCCAATGCCACTTCCATCCTCTTCACGGCAACCAACGGAAACGGCAGAATCATAACCGAAACGCTACCGGTATCTCAGACTGAATACACCATCACAGACGTGCGCTACAACGAGGACTGGACTGTAACCATCGTAGCTAAGAACGCCGAAGGAGCATCGCTCCCAACAACTGCTTCCCTGCATATCGGAAAGACTGCCATCGGCTTCCTCTCCATCTACAATTCTCCTTCGGAATTGGTTTCTAATGGCGACGACGACGAAGCATCGGCGTGGCTTTGGTTCCACGAACAGTATCCAAACGGCTCCTTTGTCCCGTTCAGCAGCATTGCAAGTGCTGCCGACATCGAGGAATATCGTGTGCTCTTCTGGTTGCGCGACCTCGAAGGTGTTACCGAAAACGACGTATGGAATATGCCTGCAAGCGTTCAGGCTGCCACTCCATTCATCAGAGAATGGTATAAGGCCGGAGGAAGTATGCTCCTATGGAGCCACGCAACTCCGTTCATAGGCGACCTCGGCCGTATAGACAAGACGATGCTGCAAGGAAACGACCACACATTCAGCTTCGGACTGGGGAGCAGCAACGGCGACACGTGGAAGATGGCCGTCTCTGCCAATCCCGGCGGAAAATTCTCGGCAGATTTCTCTACTCATCCGATTTATCGTGGACTGAACATTGAAAACGGAGCCAACGGTACCAAACTGCTTGCAGTAAAGGGTCCGGGATGGACAGAAGACCACAATTGTCTCTATTTTAATCTCCCTGCCACGCTTACTGGTTTTGGCAATCAGGACGAGAACTGCTACAACGCATTGACACAAACCTACGGTATCTATCCATTGGGGACTTGGGACAGTCAGACAGCCTACATTTCCCAACTCAACGTTTGGGAAGCACAGCAGGGCAATTCAGATTTCAAGGGAACCATTATCTGTATAGGAAACGGTGGATGCGAATTTTCACTAAGAAATGCTGACGGAACAGCAGACGTAAGTGCGCACCCTAAAAACAACCAATATCAGGATAACATCGAAAAGATGGCACACAACGCTCTCGAATATCTGAAGACCAGATAG